The DNA region CCGAACTCACTGTTTTTGTAAAATATGATATTTGGCCCAACTATTTAAATGAAATTAAAAAACATCAACTCCGGGCTATTTTAATTTCGGCAGCCTTTAGGGAAAACCAAGCCTACTTTAAGCCATTCGGCAAACCTTTGCGCGAAGCCCTTTTTGCGTTCGAACATATTTTCACCCAAAACGAAGTGTCCAAAACGTTGTTGGAATCCATAAACTTTAACCATGTTACGGTAAGCGGTGACACAAGGTTCGACAGAGTTTCAAACCAACTGAAGCAGGACAACACCCTGCCTTTTGTTGAGGAATTCAAAAGCAATCAGCTTTGCGTGGTTATTGGCAGCTCGTGGCCAGAGGACGAAATACTTTTGTCGGAATACATAAACACCAAAGCTCCGAAAAATGTAAAATTCATTATAGCACCGCACGATATTAAGTCTAGCCATATTAAAGATATTGAAAACCAACTAAGAGCACCATACGTGCTTTTTTCAAAAAAAGACAATGCCAACCTAAAAAGCGTAAACGTTTTTATAATCGATACCATTGGGCTACTCACAAAAATTTACAATTATGCCGATATCGCCTATGTTGGAGGCGCCATGGGCAACACCGGACTGCACAACACTTTAGAGCCTGCCGTATTTGGAGTACCCGTTATTATCGGAAAAAACTACGACAAGTTTCCCGAGGCCAAAGACCTTATTGCCAATGGCGGTATGTTTTCTATTTCTAACCAAACAGAACTCAACAACATTTTAGATAAGTTAATCAATAACGAAGCGAAACGTCGCAAAACGGGTTTGGCCAACGCTACTTTCATTATGAAAAATAAAGGTGCCGTAATCCAAATACTCGACTACCTTCGTATATACACTTGAAGTTGAAAAATTTATTTGTTAAAATTTTAACATTATTAACAAATAAAGTTATTAAATTAAGCATCAAC from Tamlana crocina includes:
- a CDS encoding glycosyltransferase N-terminal domain-containing protein, producing the protein MNFIYNIGIYLADFVLHCASIFNAKIKNGVDGRKQSFKTLKSALTPNDKTLWFHCASLGEYEQGLPIFEVLRKEYPKHKIILTFFSPSGYEVRKNAPIADVVVYLPMDTPKNAERFINLLQPELTVFVKYDIWPNYLNEIKKHQLRAILISAAFRENQAYFKPFGKPLREALFAFEHIFTQNEVSKTLLESINFNHVTVSGDTRFDRVSNQLKQDNTLPFVEEFKSNQLCVVIGSSWPEDEILLSEYINTKAPKNVKFIIAPHDIKSSHIKDIENQLRAPYVLFSKKDNANLKSVNVFIIDTIGLLTKIYNYADIAYVGGAMGNTGLHNTLEPAVFGVPVIIGKNYDKFPEAKDLIANGGMFSISNQTELNNILDKLINNEAKRRKTGLANATFIMKNKGAVIQILDYLRIYT